From a single Candidatus Polarisedimenticolia bacterium genomic region:
- a CDS encoding thymidylate kinase, with the protein MRPGKEAARYLGHGLAYTGIEDLKGTLITIEGTDGVGRSTQVGLLKEWLEVQGYGVIETGWTRSELMSETIGAAKAGHNLDRLTFTLLYATDFADRLEKIVLPALRSGFVVLADRYVFTAFARSIVRGADPAWIRNVFGFALVPDLTLYLKIDADTLVPRILRTRGIDYWEAGMDMHLGTDLYESFRKYQWRLIREYNRMAREFDFITVDATLGIEEIQARMRRPVQALLDDRRMRALSTSLDRLRPLLFEAEEDSPVESVVHPDTGEAPARAARAPGRD; encoded by the coding sequence ATGAGACCCGGCAAGGAAGCGGCGAGGTACCTGGGCCACGGCCTCGCCTACACAGGCATCGAGGATCTGAAGGGGACCCTGATCACCATCGAGGGGACCGACGGCGTCGGGCGCTCGACCCAGGTGGGTCTCCTGAAGGAATGGCTGGAGGTGCAGGGGTACGGCGTCATCGAGACCGGCTGGACGCGCTCGGAGCTGATGTCGGAGACGATCGGGGCGGCCAAGGCCGGCCACAACCTGGACCGCCTCACCTTCACCCTGCTGTACGCCACCGATTTCGCCGATCGCCTGGAGAAGATCGTCCTGCCGGCTCTGCGCTCCGGGTTCGTGGTCCTGGCCGACCGGTACGTGTTCACGGCGTTCGCCCGCAGCATCGTGCGCGGAGCGGACCCGGCCTGGATCCGGAACGTGTTCGGCTTCGCGCTCGTCCCGGACCTGACCCTCTATCTCAAGATCGACGCCGACACCCTGGTCCCCCGCATCCTGCGCACCCGCGGCATCGATTACTGGGAAGCCGGGATGGACATGCATCTCGGGACCGATCTGTACGAGTCGTTCCGCAAGTACCAGTGGCGGCTCATCCGCGAATACAACAGGATGGCGCGCGAGTTCGACTTCATCACCGTGGACGCCACGCTCGGCATCGAGGAGATCCAGGCGCGCATGCGCCGCCCGGTGCAGGCGCTTCTGGACGACCGCCGGATGCGGGCCCTCTCCACCAGCCTGGATCGCCTGCGCCCGCTCCTGTTTGAGGCCGAGGAAGACAGTCCGGTCGAGTCCGTCGTCCATCCCGATACCGGCGAGGCGCCGGCCCGCGCGGCGCGGGCGCCCGGCCGGG
- the tmk gene encoding dTMP kinase — MPPSSRLLRRGKLIVVEGIDGSGKSTQIKLLHKWLEARGHQVVFTEWNSSDLVRQATKRGKKKNLLTPTTFSLLHATDFADRLTYRIIPYLKAGTTVLADRYIYTAFARDISRGVDPRWVRDLYSFAVKPDAAFYFRVPIDVAVDRILGTRAKIKFYEAGMDLGLSPDPVESFRLFQGRVIEEYDRMTGEYGFKVIDGTRSIDSQQQQVRSIVARLYNESSLAEAS; from the coding sequence GTGCCGCCCAGCAGTCGCTTGCTCAGACGTGGCAAGCTCATCGTGGTCGAAGGGATTGACGGCTCGGGCAAGAGCACGCAGATCAAGCTATTGCACAAGTGGCTCGAGGCGCGCGGGCATCAGGTTGTATTCACCGAGTGGAACTCGTCGGACCTCGTCCGGCAGGCGACCAAGCGCGGCAAGAAAAAGAACCTCCTCACGCCGACCACCTTCAGCCTCCTGCACGCCACCGATTTCGCCGACCGGCTCACGTACCGGATCATCCCGTATCTGAAGGCGGGGACCACGGTCCTGGCGGACCGGTACATCTATACCGCGTTCGCGCGCGACATTTCCCGCGGCGTCGATCCGCGCTGGGTCCGCGATCTCTATTCCTTCGCCGTGAAGCCGGACGCCGCATTCTACTTCCGGGTGCCCATCGACGTGGCGGTCGACCGGATCCTGGGCACGCGCGCCAAGATCAAGTTCTACGAGGCCGGCATGGACCTGGGCCTGAGCCCGGACCCGGTCGAGAGCTTCCGCCTGTTCCAGGGGCGCGTCATCGAGGAGTACGATCGGATGACCGGCGAGTACGGCTTCAAGGTGATCGACGGCACCCGCAGCATCGACAGCCAGCAGCAACAGGTGAGATCCATCGTGGCCCGGCTCTACAACGAGTCGAGCCTGGCGGAGGCATCATGA